Proteins from a genomic interval of Quercus lobata isolate SW786 chromosome 11, ValleyOak3.0 Primary Assembly, whole genome shotgun sequence:
- the LOC115968116 gene encoding rac-like GTP-binding protein 5: MSASRFIKCVTVGDGAVGKTCMLISYTSNTFPTDYVPTVFDNFSANVVVDGSTVNLGLWDTAGQEDYNRLRPLSYRGADVFLLAFSLISKASYENVAKKWIPELRHYAPGVPIILVGTKLDLRDDKQFFMDHPGAVPITTAQGEELRKLIGAPIYIECSSKTQQNVKSVFDAAIKVVLQPPKQKKKKKRKGQRGCSIL, translated from the exons atgagtgcTTCTAGGTTCATAAAGTGTGTCACAGTTGGTGATGGTGCCGTTGGCAAGACTTGCATGCTCATTTCCTACACCAGCAACACTTTCCCTACG GATTATGTGCCAACTGTGTTTGACAATTTCAGTGCGAATGTGGTTGTGGATGGGAGCACTGTAAATTTAGGTTTGTGGGATACTGCCG GCCAGGAAGATTATAATAGATTAAGACCGTTGAGCTATCGTGGGGCTGATGTCTTCTTGCTTGCATTCTCACTCATAAGCAAGGCCAGTTATGAAAATGTTGCGAAGAAA TGGATTCCTGAATTGAGGCATTATGCACCCGGTGTTCCAATTATACTTGTTGGAACAAAACTTG ATCTTCGGGATGATAAGCAGTTCTTTATGGACCACCCTGGTGCAGTGCCCATCACCACAGCTCAG GGGGAGGAACTGAGAAAGCTGATTGGTGCTCCTATTTACATTGAATGTAGTTCAAAAACACAGCAG AATGTCAAATCTGTTTTTGATGCGGCCATAAAGGTGGTTCTCCAGCCACCaaagcagaagaagaaaaagaagagaaaagggcAAAGGGGCTGCTCTATATTGTGA
- the LOC115968117 gene encoding ubiquitin-conjugating enzyme E2 10-like, whose translation MASKRILKELKDLQRDPPTSCSAGPVAEDMFHWQATIIGPNDSPYAGGVFLVTIHFPPDYPFKPPKVAFRTKVFHPNINSNGNICLDILKEQWSPALTISKVLLSICSLLTDPNPDDPLVPEIAHMCKTDKFKYESTARSWTQKYAMG comes from the exons ATGGCATCAAAACGCATATTGAAGGAGCTCAAGGACTTGCAGAGAGATCCACCAACATCATGCAGTGCAG GTCCTGTGGCTGAGGATATGTTCCATTGGCAAGCTACCATCATTGGTCCAAATGATAGTCCTTATGCTGGTGGTGTTTTCCTTGTGACTATCCATTTCCCACCAGACTACCCTTTCAAACCCCCAAAG GTTGCCTTCAGGACCAAGGTATTCCATCCAAACATAAATAGTAATGGGAATATCTGCTTGGACATACTCAAGGAACAATGGAGCCCAGCACTCACCATATCCAAG GTTTTACTCTCTATATGCTCCTTGCTGACTGACCCAAATCCAGATGATCCTCTTGTTCCTGAAATTGCTCACATGTGCAAGACTGACAAGTTCAAATATGAGTCAACTGCTCGGAGCTGGACACAAAAGTATGCCATGGGCTAG
- the LOC115968950 gene encoding probable receptor-like protein kinase At5g18500: MLFEKVVNAVGKRNVLVGIRIDSQSRELLSWAIVKVAEPGDCVVAVHVCRSSDRASKNKNLLDGYLEVYEELCNANKVDLSGQILTGSSARKVLVREAKSCAAVAVVVGISKHSALGGWASTAKYCSRRLPSTTDVLAIHNGKILFRRFTNNQLPGLKLNGDPKPSFSLIKVPTLEDYKSEFGDSEAETASTISEVVQNSRDGGFNLACDSKRLSLRSNSLYARDPLDSRPGWPLLRKASSSIPQAPLARSISVVQWVMTLPDRSPQLSPQCSTIIETPFESDISEGLDVSPKNCLSAFGKLPKGCKWFSHEVLKMSTSQFSSENLISKGGCNRVYEGILPEGKAVAVKIVKSTKEAWKDFAYEVDIISSLKHKHITPLIGVCIEDNALISVYDFLSKGSLEENLHGKNKDKSVLSWDVRFNIAVGIAEALNYLHNECSQPVIHRDVKSSNILLSNGFEPQLSDFGLSMWGPTNSSFVTQGDVVGTFGYIAPEYFMYGKVSDKIDVYAFGVVLLELLSGREPIGLENPKGQESLVIWAKPKVESGDIKGFLDPKLDGKYDETQVQRMVLASTLCTTRAARLRPKMSQILKLLKGDIYVEEWLNSQNSNLKGSENQDNNDDEVYPNSSPELHLSLALLDVEDDNTSDSSVEHSNSSSLEEYLKARCSRSSSFD; the protein is encoded by the exons atgttatttgagAAGGTGGTTAATGCAGTTGGGAAGAGAAATGTGTTGGTTGGTATCCGTATTGACAGCCAGAGCAGAGAGCTGCTCAGCTGGGCTATTGTGAAAGTTGCTGAGCCTGGTGATTGTGTGGTTGCAGTTCATGTTTGTAGAAGTTCTG ACCGGGCTTCAAAAAACAAGAACTTGTTGGATGGTTATTTAGAAGTTTATGAAGAGCTATGTAATGCAAATAAG GTTGATCTCAGTGGTCAAATCTTGACAGGAAGTTCAGCCCGAAAGGTTTTGGTGAGAGAGGCGAAGAGCTGTGCTGCTGTGGCTGTAGTTGTAGGGATAAGCAAGCATAGTGCTCTTgg GGGTTGGGCTTCCACAGCCAAATATTGCAGCAGGAGGCTGCCTTCAACAACCGATGTTTTGGCTATCCACAATGGGAAAATTTTGTTCAGAAGGTTCACCAATAATCAACTACCAG GTCTTAAACTTAATGGGGATCCAAAGCCAAGTTTTAGTCTAATAAAAGTTCCAACTTTAGAAGATTACAAATCTGAATTTGGTGACTCTGAGGCAGAAACTGCATCAACCATTTCTGAGGTGGTACAAAACTCCAGAGATGGAGGTTTCAACCTTGCCTGTGACAGCAAAAGACTTTCTTTGAGATCAAATTCTCTATATGCAAGAGACCCTTTGGATTCTAGGCCTGGTTGGCCATTACTTCGTAAAGCTAGTTCATCTATTCCACAAGCACCACTTGCTAGGAGCATATCTGTGGTGCAATGGGTAATGACCTTACCAGATCGTTCCCCACAGCTAAGTCCTCAATGTTCAACTATTATAGAAACCCCATTTGAAAGTGATATCAGTGAAGGTTTGGATGTGAGTCCTAAGAATTGTTTGTCTGCATTCGGTAAGCTACCGAAAGGTTGCAAATGGTTCAGTCATGAAGTTCTGAAAATGTCAACTTCTCAGTTTTCCTCAG AAAATTTGATCAGCAAAGGAGGATGTAACCGTGTATATGAGGGGATTCTTCCAGAGGGCAAGGCAGTGGCAGTAAAGATTGTGAAATCAACCAAAGAAGCATGGAAGGATTTTGCCTATGAAGTGGACATCATCTCCTCACTGAAACACAAACACATCACACCCTTGATTGGTGTCTGCATCGAAGATAATGCTTTAATCTCAGTTTATGATTTCTTGTCTAAAGGAAGCTTAGAGGAAAACCTACATG GTAAAAACAAAGATAAGTCTGTATTATCATGGGATGTGAGATTTAATATAGCAGTTGGGATTGCTGAAGCTCTAAATTACCTACATAATGAATGTTCTCAGCCTGTTATTCATAGAGATGTCAAGTCTTCAAATATTCTTCTCTCCAATGGATTTGAACCGCAG TTATCTGATTTTGGGCTTTCGATGTGGGGACCAACAAACTCATCATTTGTGACTCAAGGCGATGTAGTAGGAACATTTGGTTATATTGCTCCTGAATATTTCATGTATGGGAAAGTAAGTGACAAGATTGATGTGTATGCCTTTGGTGTAGTGCTTCTTGAATTGTTATCAGGAAGAGAACCTATTGGCTTAGAAAATCCCAAAGGACAAGAGAGCTTGGTCATTTGG GCAAAGCCAAAGGTAGAGAGTGGAGATATAAAAGGTTTTTTGGATCCAAAATTGGATGGAAAATATGATGAGACTCAAGTTCAGAGAATGGTTCTCGCATCAACCCTCTGCACCACAAGGGCAGCTCGGCTTCGCCCTAAAATGAGCCAG ATACTGAAGCTGCTAAAAGGGGATATATATGTTGAAGAATGGTTGAACTCCCAAAATAGTAATCTAAAGGGTTCAGAAAACCAGGACAACAATGATGATGAGGTTTATCCAAATTCTAGTCCAGAGTTACATTTGAGTCTTGCATTGCTTGATGTTGAAGATGATAACACATCAGATAGTAGTGTTGAGCACAGCAACAGTAGTTCTTTGGAAGAATACTTGAAAGCACGATGCAGCAGATCTTCCAGCTTTGACTAG
- the LOC115968951 gene encoding drebrin-like protein: MSRCIPFPPPGYVWNGEGGEALIELIKLNRERVEAEKERKKEKRRRKKEKRRRKKEEKRRREDGEVGQEMQNQQTRNKDGSKKRSWKKGENEKGRKYEARGLETSSLTEELEQPTISDCIYDSSDNSNNIKRKRVKCSPNASHNHESHFNFQLQKHKDQAALSSKPACSTPTCTDTLVQQEFEMDPRPRKDKFCSTFGLPTTAQEMASGTTREMCLSPFPTEVVSDEKAETAPALSLSESCSLQMESQYRVLIVNWVPPPLQNEHPKFDDQEWLFQRRQPRSDTIQKTNTCSYYFCHGSCILYPYAHYLPEVDIYALPYKVLF, from the exons ATGTCTCGGTGCATACCCTTTCCTCCACCAGGGTATGTGTGGAACGGTGAGGGTGGCGAGGCTCTTATAGAACTGATtaag CTCAACAGAGAAAGGGTAGAGGCTgagaaggaaaggaagaaggagaagaggaggaggaagaaggagaagagaaGGAGGAAGAAAGAGGAGAAGAGAAGAAGGGAAGATGGTGAGGTTGGGCAGGAAATGCAGAATCAGCAAACTAGGAACAAAGATGGCAGTAAAAAGAGAAGTTGGAAAAAAGGTGAGAatgaaaagggaaggaaatATGAAGCACGAGGGTTGGAGACCAGCAGTCTTACTGAAGAGCTTGAGCAGCCCACTATTTCTGACTGCATCTATGATTCCTCTGACAATAGCAATAACATTAAGAGGAAAAGGGTCAAATGTTCTCCCAATGCCAGCCATAACCATG AAAGTCATTTTAACTTTCAACTGCAAAAGCACAAGGATCAAGCTGCACTGTCCAGCAAACCAGCTTGTTCTACTCCCACATGTACGGATACACTTGTCCAACAGGAGTTTGAAATGGATCCTAGGCCCAGAAAAGATAAATTTTGTTCTACATTCGGTTTACCCACAACTGCCCAGGAAATGGCTTCTGGAACTACCAGAGAGATGTGCCTTTCCCCTTTTCCAACTGAGGTTGTCTCTGATGAGAAGGCTGAAACAGCTCCAGCATTGAGCTTGTCTGAAAGTTGCTCACTGCAGATGGAATCACAATATAGAGTGTTAATTGTGAATTGGGTTCCCCCTCCTTTACAGAATGAGCACCCTAAGTTTGATGATCAAGAGTGGCTCTTTCAGAGAAGGCAGCCCAGAAGCGACAcaattcaaaaaactaacacTTGCAGTTATTACTTCTGTCATGGAAGTTGCATCCTATACCCTTATGCTCACTATTTGCCTGAGGTTGACATATATGCTTTGCCATATAAagtattattttga